The region CGAGCGGTATAGCAACGTACAGCCAGGTCGGTGCCCAGTTCGGCTTCACCCTCGGCTGGGCGATGCTGTTCTGCTATCCGCTGATGGTGGCCGTCCAGGGCGTCAGCGCCGGGATCGGCGCTGTGACCGGACAGGGCATTGCGCAGAACCTGCGCCAGCATTACCCACTGTGGCTCGGCAGGGTGGCCGTGTCGCTGTTGTTCGCTGCCAACTTCATCAACATCGGTGCCGATCTCGCCGCCATGGGCGCGGCGTTTCGTCTCCTGTTGGATGGTCCGCAACTAATCTACGTCGCGATCTTCGGCATTATCAGCGTCGTCCTCGAGGTTTTCGTGCGCTATCGCCGCTACGCCTTGTTCCTCAAGTGGCTGACGCTGTCGCTATTTGCCTATGTCATCGTCGTCTTTGCCGTCGAGGTCCCCTGGTCGGAGGCATTGCGCGGCGTCTTGGTCCCGCAGCTCGCCTTTGACAGCGGACACGCGATGGCTTTGGTCGCCATCTTCGGGACGACGATCAGCCCGTACCTGTTTTTCTGGCAGGCCGGTCAGGAGGTCGAGGAATTGCACATGCGGCGGCGCGAAAGGCTCGCGGCTGATCCGAAGGCGGCAGACCCGGAACTCGCGCGCATTCGCCTGGACACTCTCGTGGGCATGGGGTTCTCCAATGTTGTCGCGCTGTTCATCATTCTGGCGACGGCCGCAACACTGCATGCGAACGGAATCACGCAGATCGAGACCTCGGCAGAGGCGGCAGAGGCTCTGCGGCCGATCGCCGGGGAATTCACCTTCGTCGTGTTCGCCGCCGGAATCATCGGAACGGGGTTGCTGGCGGTCCCGGTTCTCGCCGGTTCGGCCGCCTACGCCGTCGCTGAACTGTTCCAGTGGCCCGAAGGACTTGATCGTGCACCGCATAGGGCGAAAGCGTTCTACGGCACCATCGCGGCGGCGACGCTCGGCAGTGTCGCTCTCTCATTCACCGGACTGGATCCGTTCCGGATGCTCTACTGGAGCGCCGTCGTCAACGGCATGCTGGCCGCGCCGCTCATTGGCATAATGACGGTGATGGCGCTCAACCCGCGCATCATGGGGCGGCTGACCGCACCTTGGTGGATGGCCAGCCTGGCTGGCCTCACGGCGATCGTTATGGGGCTTGCGACGCTCGCAATGTTTCTGCTCTAGCCTTGAGTGCTGCTGAAGAGCAGCATCAGCGCGCTCCGAATTCGCCAGGTGAGCAAGCTTGCCGCGGTGCGGCGCGTGTGAGGTTCGAGATGGCCCGGAACTCTAATCTCTCATGTGAATGCCT is a window of Sinorhizobium numidicum DNA encoding:
- a CDS encoding NRAMP family divalent metal transporter; translation: MAKLSSAPSSEKRPAFHLLRKLRTGLITGAADDDPSGIATYSQVGAQFGFTLGWAMLFCYPLMVAVQGVSAGIGAVTGQGIAQNLRQHYPLWLGRVAVSLLFAANFINIGADLAAMGAAFRLLLDGPQLIYVAIFGIISVVLEVFVRYRRYALFLKWLTLSLFAYVIVVFAVEVPWSEALRGVLVPQLAFDSGHAMALVAIFGTTISPYLFFWQAGQEVEELHMRRRERLAADPKAADPELARIRLDTLVGMGFSNVVALFIILATAATLHANGITQIETSAEAAEALRPIAGEFTFVVFAAGIIGTGLLAVPVLAGSAAYAVAELFQWPEGLDRAPHRAKAFYGTIAAATLGSVALSFTGLDPFRMLYWSAVVNGMLAAPLIGIMTVMALNPRIMGRLTAPWWMASLAGLTAIVMGLATLAMFLL